In Notolabrus celidotus isolate fNotCel1 chromosome 10, fNotCel1.pri, whole genome shotgun sequence, one DNA window encodes the following:
- the gpr1 gene encoding G-protein coupled receptor 1 gives MDDTGEDYGNYTYEYDLEYGDLEDLKVEHRQKETMHIISVVVYIISFMLGLIGNGTVIWVTAFKSKRTINSVWLLNLAIADFVFVLFLPFYIDYILRDFHWDFGMVMCKINSFVSVMNMYASVLFLTVLSIDRYVSLVHLNWSQKHRTVRRAWVVCGCIWVLAAALSCPALIFRDTMRLHDKVVCFNNFHDKNAQTAIMRHVIIVVIRTTVGFLLPFTAICVTGILLTIRVKQSGGLVRFSSFSKTVSAVILAFFICWAPFHTFSLMELSVHSSMSLHNILKAGFPLATSLGFFNSCINPLLYMLLGKKVRHILKRACLNITKSSLRELSQSVSATEMESVPGVHQDGVPENSVESSTL, from the coding sequence ATGGATGACACTGGCGAGGACTATGGAAATTACACCTATGAATATGACTTGGAATACGGTGACTTGGAGGACCTTAAAGTGGAACACAGGCAGAAGGAAACTATGCACATTATCTCAGTGGTCGTCTACataatctccttcatgctcgGCCTGATTGGAAATGGGACTGTCATTTGGGTGACAGCGTTTAAAAGCAAAAGGACAATCAACAGTGTTTGGCTGCTAAATCTTGCCATTGCAGACTTcgtttttgtgctttttctgcctttctacATTGATTACATCCTTCGGGACTTCCACTGGGACTTTGGCATGGTCATGTGTAAGATTAACTCATTTGTGTCTGTGATGAACATGTATGCCAGTGTGCTCTTcctcacagtgctcagcataGACAGATACGTTTCTCTGGTCCACCTCAACTGGTCACAGAAGCACCGCACTGTAAGAAGAGCCTGGGTTGTATGTGGGTGCATATGGGTGCTAGCTGCTGCCTTGAGCTGCCCTGCGCTTATTTTTCGTGACACAATGCGCTTGCATGACAAGGTGGTGTGCTTCAACAACTTCCACgacaaaaatgcacaaacagCAATCATGAGACACGTTATTATAGTGGTCATTCGTACCACTGTTGGCTTCCTTTTGCCTTTTACGGCGATATGTGTGACAGGCATACTTCTGACAATCAGAGTGAAACAATCTGGGGGCTTGGTTCGCTTCTCCAGCTTCTCCAAAACAGTCTCAGCTGTGATTCTGGCCTTCTTTATATGCTGGGCACCTTTTCATACTTTCAGCTTGATGGAGTTATCTGTACACTCCTCAATGTCCCTTCACAACATACTGAAAGCTGGCTTTCCTCTCGCCACCAGTCTAGGCTTTTTTAATAGCTGCATTAACCCCCTGCTGTATATGCTCCTGGGTAAAAAAGTGCGTCATATCCTGAAGCGTGCATGCCTGAACATTACTAAGAGTTCACTGAGAGAGCTCAGCCAATCAGTCTCTGCCACTGAGATGGAGTCTGTGCCAGGAGTTCACCAGGACGGTGTGCCAGAGAACTCTGTGGAGTCATCAACTCTATGA